One window from the genome of Erwinia sorbitola encodes:
- the wbaP gene encoding undecaprenyl-phosphate galactose phosphotransferase WbaP — protein MASTLVLNDSRRTYSGTRKNVIAKVALSLSDLLSINLALFLSAATLKGIWGDLDIFIPPQEVEVRFIAQFVMSVLCTGWFWMRLRHYTYRKPFWFELKEIIKTLVIFSLLDLALIAFSKWDFSRMLWSFTWLYALILVPLLRSCVKNAILKAGQWQKHTIIIGSGKNAREAYAALQSEELLGYDVKAFVAPSGAKSGTASFNGIPVITHKDIVWDTVDLDNTQFIVAMENDERVIRDKWLKLLSKKKCRSVSVVPTLRGVPLYGTDMSFIFSHEVMLLRVSNNLAKRSSRFLKRTFDVVVASLLLLFLAPVFGLICWMVSRDGGSPIYGHERVGQDGKKFKCLKFRSMVMNSKEVLEKLLATSEEARAEWDKDFKLKNDPRVTKIGSFMRKTSLDELPQLWNVIRGEMSLVGPRPVIEAELERYAGDVDYYLMAKPGMTGLWQVSGRNDIDYDTRVYFDSWYVKNWALWTDIAILFKTAGVVLRRDGAY, from the coding sequence ATGGCAAGTACTCTGGTACTAAACGATAGTCGCCGGACATATAGCGGCACAAGAAAAAATGTAATTGCGAAAGTAGCATTAAGTCTTTCAGATTTACTCTCCATCAATCTGGCACTATTTTTATCCGCAGCAACGCTGAAGGGTATTTGGGGCGATTTGGATATTTTTATCCCGCCACAGGAAGTAGAAGTTCGCTTTATCGCACAATTCGTTATGTCAGTATTGTGTACCGGATGGTTCTGGATGCGTTTGCGCCACTATACTTATCGCAAACCCTTCTGGTTTGAATTAAAAGAAATAATTAAAACGCTGGTCATTTTTTCACTGCTGGATCTGGCACTGATTGCGTTTTCCAAATGGGATTTCTCCCGCATGTTATGGAGTTTCACCTGGCTCTATGCGTTGATCCTGGTGCCTCTCCTGCGTTCATGTGTGAAGAATGCCATCCTGAAAGCGGGCCAGTGGCAGAAACATACCATTATCATCGGTTCCGGTAAAAATGCCCGTGAGGCCTATGCGGCACTGCAAAGTGAAGAGCTGCTGGGTTACGACGTTAAAGCCTTTGTCGCTCCGTCAGGGGCAAAGAGCGGGACAGCCAGTTTTAATGGCATTCCGGTCATCACACACAAAGACATTGTCTGGGATACCGTCGACCTCGATAACACCCAATTTATCGTGGCGATGGAGAACGATGAACGTGTCATCCGCGACAAATGGCTGAAGCTACTGTCGAAGAAAAAATGTCGTTCTGTCTCGGTGGTACCTACCCTGCGCGGTGTTCCACTGTACGGCACGGATATGTCATTTATCTTCAGTCACGAAGTCATGCTGCTGCGGGTAAGCAATAATCTGGCGAAACGGTCGTCGCGCTTCCTTAAGCGTACCTTTGATGTCGTGGTAGCTTCGCTACTGCTGCTGTTCCTCGCTCCGGTCTTTGGCCTGATCTGCTGGATGGTCAGCCGCGACGGTGGCAGCCCGATCTACGGTCATGAACGCGTTGGTCAGGACGGCAAAAAGTTTAAATGCCTTAAATTCCGCTCAATGGTGATGAACTCCAAAGAAGTGCTGGAAAAACTGCTGGCTACCAGTGAAGAAGCCCGCGCTGAATGGGACAAAGACTTTAAACTGAAGAACGATCCGCGCGTCACCAAAATTGGTTCGTTTATGCGTAAAACCAGCCTGGATGAACTTCCGCAGCTGTGGAACGTTATCCGCGGTGAGATGAGTCTGGTGGGGCCACGTCCTGTGATTGAGGCTGAACTGGAGCGTTATGCCGGTGACGTCGATTACTATCTGATGGCAAAACCCGGCATGACCGGTCTGTGGCAGGTAAGCGGTCGTAACGATATTGACTACGATACCCGCGTTTACTTCGACTCCTGGTATGTGAAAAACTGGGCGCTGTGGACTGATATTGCCATTTTATTCAAAACGGCAGGCGTGGTACTACGCCGCGATGGTGCCTATTAA
- a CDS encoding multidrug effflux MFS transporter gives MQKYTLLLLSLVLLAPLGIDLYLPTLPDIAVGLNTPVSAIQTTIPLFLLVMGLGQIIAGPLVDNIGRKPIALIGLLLYVTGSVLAATASGWPQFLSARVIQGCAVCCTAVVAFSGVRDRLDGDEAARAYGFLNGALNIVPALAPMLGGFLAAAFGWRANFWFLTGYALVIAVLVMLFLPETRPADTKKVKGLPVRQYWQILREPRFLAFAFANAGALGMVLTYVSLAPHVLMTEGKLSALQFSIAFGANGFWIMLVSVLVNKMIRKVGRPICLAIGALAMTLGAVTLMAGVMLFPAELQTHWALYMLPVAISVAGLAFTAGPATSYALEPYQQQAGVASALVGFIQMAGGSTTGLIAMALPVAEKSALALMMMAGGVLALTAWRFSKKVRGTLTAL, from the coding sequence ATGCAAAAATATACGCTTCTGTTACTCAGCCTGGTGCTGCTTGCACCATTAGGCATTGACCTCTATTTGCCCACGCTGCCCGATATCGCTGTCGGTCTGAATACACCTGTCTCCGCCATCCAGACCACTATCCCGCTGTTTTTGCTGGTAATGGGACTGGGCCAGATCATCGCCGGCCCGCTGGTTGATAATATTGGCCGCAAGCCTATCGCGCTGATTGGCCTGCTGCTGTACGTTACCGGCAGCGTTCTTGCCGCCACCGCCAGCGGCTGGCCACAATTTCTTAGTGCGCGTGTTATTCAGGGTTGTGCGGTTTGCTGTACCGCTGTGGTGGCCTTCAGCGGCGTACGTGACCGCCTGGACGGTGACGAAGCGGCGCGTGCCTATGGTTTCTTAAACGGGGCGCTGAATATTGTTCCTGCGCTGGCACCAATGCTGGGAGGGTTTCTGGCAGCGGCGTTTGGCTGGCGGGCAAACTTCTGGTTCCTGACAGGCTATGCGTTGGTTATCGCCGTGCTGGTGATGCTTTTCCTGCCGGAAACCCGCCCTGCTGATACTAAAAAAGTAAAAGGTCTGCCGGTACGCCAGTACTGGCAAATTCTGCGGGAGCCGCGTTTTCTTGCCTTTGCTTTTGCCAACGCGGGTGCGTTGGGTATGGTGCTGACCTATGTTTCACTGGCCCCCCATGTACTGATGACCGAAGGTAAACTCAGCGCGCTGCAATTCTCCATCGCATTCGGAGCCAACGGGTTCTGGATCATGCTGGTCAGCGTGCTGGTCAATAAAATGATCCGCAAAGTGGGCCGCCCGATCTGTCTGGCGATTGGCGCACTGGCGATGACGCTGGGTGCAGTGACGTTAATGGCGGGGGTCATGCTGTTCCCTGCTGAGTTACAAACGCACTGGGCGCTGTATATGCTACCGGTTGCCATCTCAGTGGCCGGGCTGGCCTTCACCGCTGGCCCCGCCACCAGCTATGCGCTGGAACCGTACCAGCAGCAGGCAGGCGTCGCATCGGCGCTGGTGGGCTTTATTCAGATGGCGGGCGGATCCACTACGGGGCTGATAGCGATGGCATTACCTGTCGCGGAGAAATCCGCGCTGGCGCTGATGATGATGGCCGGTGGAGTACTGGCGCTTACCGCCTGGCGTTTTAGTAAAAAAGTGCGCGGTACGCTGACCGCGCTCTGA
- the dadX gene encoding catabolic alanine racemase DadX, translated as MSRPIVATINRAALRQNLAVARQAAGGSRLWSVVKANAYGHGIERVWQSLAETDGFALLNLEEAILLREQGWKKPILLLEGFFHAEDLTLLDQYRLTTSIHSNWQIQALAKATLSAPLDIYLKMNSGMNRLGFQPDQVHNAWQKLRSLENVGEMTLMAHFAEAETAEGIAGPMRRIEQAAEGLNCARSLANSAATLWHPQTHHNWVRPGIILYGASPSGKWQDIASSGLQPVMTLTTEVIGTQQLTTGSAVGYGSRYRASGEQRIGVVACGYADGYPRHAPTGTPIMVDGIMTHTVGAISMDMITVDLTPCPQAGIGSRVEMWGNNVKIDDVAAASGTVGYELMCALAPRVPVIVE; from the coding sequence ATGTCTCGTCCGATTGTCGCAACGATTAATCGCGCCGCGTTGCGGCAAAACCTGGCAGTGGCGCGCCAGGCTGCTGGCGGTTCCCGCCTGTGGTCAGTGGTAAAGGCCAATGCCTACGGGCATGGTATTGAGCGTGTCTGGCAGAGCCTTGCTGAAACGGATGGCTTTGCGTTACTGAATCTGGAAGAGGCGATTCTGCTGCGGGAGCAGGGCTGGAAAAAGCCTATTCTGCTACTTGAAGGATTCTTCCACGCTGAGGATTTGACTCTCCTTGATCAATATCGACTGACCACCAGCATTCACAGTAACTGGCAGATTCAGGCGCTGGCGAAAGCGACGCTCTCCGCCCCGCTGGATATTTACCTCAAAATGAACAGCGGTATGAACCGGCTGGGTTTCCAGCCCGATCAGGTGCATAACGCATGGCAAAAGCTGCGTTCGCTGGAAAACGTCGGAGAAATGACGCTGATGGCTCACTTTGCCGAAGCCGAAACCGCGGAAGGTATTGCCGGGCCGATGCGCCGTATCGAGCAGGCAGCCGAAGGGCTTAACTGTGCACGTTCGCTGGCAAATTCAGCGGCGACACTGTGGCATCCGCAGACTCATCATAACTGGGTACGGCCGGGTATTATTCTCTATGGAGCCTCTCCCAGCGGCAAGTGGCAGGATATCGCCAGCAGTGGTTTACAGCCGGTGATGACGTTAACCACAGAGGTGATTGGCACCCAGCAGCTAACTACGGGTAGCGCTGTTGGTTACGGTAGCCGCTATCGGGCATCAGGTGAGCAGCGTATCGGCGTGGTGGCCTGTGGTTATGCAGACGGTTACCCGCGTCATGCTCCTACCGGTACGCCGATCATGGTGGATGGCATAATGACGCATACCGTCGGGGCAATCTCGATGGATATGATCACCGTTGATTTAACCCCGTGCCCGCAGGCCGGTATTGGCAGCCGGGTGGAGATGTGGGGCAATAACGTCAAGATCGATGATGTTGCAGCGGCATCCGGCACCGTCGGATATGAGCTGATGTGCGCGCTCGCTCCCCGGGTGCCGGTTATTGTTGAATAG
- a CDS encoding D-amino acid dehydrogenase — MRVVILGSGVVGVASAWYLAQAGHEVTVIDRQPAAALETSAANAGQISPGYAAPWAAPGVPFKAVKWMFQRHAPLAIRLDGSRFQLQWMWQMLRNCDMRHYQQNKSRMVRIAEYSRDCLKMLRQETGIAYEGRQGGTLQLFRTAQQYESAAKDIAVLKEAGVPYELLEAAQLLQAEPALAATQHKLTGGLRLPNDETGDCQLFTQRLAEMAAAAGVTFRFNTAVDALVQDGNRISGVKCGSEMITADAYVVAFGSFSTALLNEIVNIPVYPLKGYSLTIPVKDPAAAPVSTVLDETYKVAITRFDDRIRVGGMAEIVGFNTKLLPARRRTLEMVVGDLFPHGGHIEQATFWSGLRPMTPDGTPIVGRTPLKNLFLNTGHGTLGWTMACGSGQLLADIISGKTPAISADDLSVMRYLPGYHPAPVRSLHSANVR; from the coding sequence ATGCGAGTTGTCATTCTGGGCAGTGGCGTGGTGGGCGTGGCAAGCGCCTGGTATCTGGCACAGGCCGGGCACGAGGTGACGGTAATCGATCGCCAGCCAGCGGCAGCGCTGGAAACCAGTGCCGCCAATGCAGGACAAATTTCACCCGGCTATGCCGCCCCATGGGCTGCACCCGGCGTGCCGTTTAAAGCAGTAAAATGGATGTTTCAGCGTCATGCACCGCTGGCGATCCGCCTTGATGGCAGCCGTTTCCAGCTGCAATGGATGTGGCAGATGTTGCGTAACTGCGATATGCGCCATTATCAGCAGAATAAAAGCCGCATGGTGCGGATTGCTGAATACAGCCGCGACTGCCTGAAGATGCTGCGTCAGGAGACCGGAATTGCCTACGAAGGGCGCCAGGGCGGCACATTGCAGCTGTTCCGTACTGCCCAGCAGTATGAAAGTGCAGCGAAAGATATTGCGGTACTCAAAGAGGCGGGCGTGCCTTACGAGCTGCTGGAAGCTGCGCAGCTATTACAGGCAGAGCCGGCGCTGGCGGCCACACAGCACAAACTGACGGGGGGATTACGCTTACCCAATGATGAAACCGGAGACTGCCAGCTGTTTACCCAGCGCCTGGCCGAAATGGCTGCCGCTGCTGGGGTAACCTTCCGCTTTAATACGGCGGTGGATGCCCTGGTGCAGGATGGAAATCGCATCAGCGGGGTCAAGTGCGGCAGTGAAATGATTACCGCGGATGCCTATGTGGTGGCGTTTGGCTCCTTCTCGACCGCGTTGCTCAATGAGATCGTTAACATACCGGTTTATCCGCTGAAAGGTTATTCACTGACTATCCCGGTTAAGGATCCAGCTGCCGCTCCGGTTTCTACAGTGCTCGATGAAACCTATAAAGTGGCGATCACCCGCTTCGATGACCGAATTCGCGTGGGCGGTATGGCAGAGATAGTCGGATTTAACACGAAACTGCTACCGGCGCGTCGTCGCACGCTGGAAATGGTGGTGGGCGATCTCTTCCCGCACGGGGGACATATCGAACAGGCGACCTTCTGGAGCGGGCTGCGCCCGATGACGCCAGACGGTACGCCAATTGTTGGTCGTACCCCGTTGAAAAACCTGTTCCTTAATACCGGTCATGGTACTCTTGGTTGGACGATGGCCTGCGGTTCAGGGCAGCTTCTGGCGGATATTATTTCTGGTAAAACACCGGCTATTTCTGCTGATGACCTGTCCGTAATGCGCTATCTGCCGGGCTATCATCCGGCCCCGGTGCGCTCACTGCACAGTGCCAATGTTCGCTAA
- a CDS encoding SpoVR family protein: MTTMFDIPVKDSKRLDDGPDWTFDLLDEYLKEIDRVAKSYRLDTYPHQIEIITSEQMMDAYSSVGMPINYAHWSFGKKFIETEQRYKHGQQGLAYEIVINSNPCIAYLMEENTMTMQALVMAHACYGHNSFFKNNYLFRSWTDASSIVDYLIFARNYITQCEERYGVENVERLLDSCHALMNYGVDRYKRPQKISLQEEKARQQSREEYLQSQVNMLWRTLPRREREEAAFANTRYPSEPQENLLYFMEKNAPLLEPWQRECLRIVRKVSQYFYPQKQTQVMNEGWATFWHYTILNHLYDEGKVSERFMLEFLHSHTNVVFQPPYNSQWYNGINPYALGFAMFQDIKRICEEPTEEDRHWFPDIAGSNWLDTLHFAMKEFKDESFISQFLSPKIMRDFRLFTVMDDDRNNFLEIAAIHDEAGYRAIRQQLSAQYNLSNLEPNIQVYDVDLRGDRSLTLRYVPHNRAPLDKSRREVLKHVHRLWGFDINLEQQNEDGSVEILDRCPPRPGTTI; encoded by the coding sequence ATGACCACGATGTTTGACATTCCGGTTAAGGACAGCAAACGACTCGATGATGGACCAGACTGGACTTTCGACCTGCTTGATGAGTATCTCAAGGAGATAGACCGCGTTGCTAAATCCTACCGTCTGGATACCTACCCCCATCAGATAGAGATAATTACCTCTGAGCAGATGATGGATGCTTACTCCAGCGTGGGTATGCCGATTAACTATGCTCACTGGTCATTCGGTAAGAAGTTTATCGAAACTGAGCAGCGCTACAAACATGGCCAGCAAGGCCTTGCCTACGAAATTGTCATTAACTCCAATCCCTGCATTGCCTATCTCATGGAAGAAAATACCATGACGATGCAGGCGCTGGTGATGGCACATGCCTGCTATGGCCACAACTCCTTCTTTAAAAATAACTACCTGTTCCGCAGCTGGACAGATGCCAGCTCCATCGTCGATTATCTGATTTTCGCCCGTAACTATATTACTCAGTGTGAAGAGCGTTATGGCGTTGAAAACGTTGAGCGCCTGCTGGATTCCTGCCATGCGCTGATGAATTATGGCGTTGATCGCTACAAGCGCCCGCAAAAGATCTCTTTACAGGAAGAGAAAGCCCGCCAGCAGAGTCGTGAAGAGTACCTGCAAAGTCAGGTAAATATGCTGTGGCGCACTCTGCCCCGCCGTGAGCGGGAAGAGGCTGCGTTTGCCAATACGCGCTACCCTTCAGAACCGCAGGAAAACCTGCTGTACTTTATGGAGAAAAATGCGCCGCTGCTGGAACCATGGCAGCGCGAATGTCTGCGCATCGTTCGTAAAGTCAGCCAGTACTTTTACCCGCAGAAGCAGACTCAGGTGATGAATGAGGGCTGGGCTACCTTCTGGCACTACACCATTCTTAATCATCTGTATGACGAAGGTAAGGTCTCAGAGCGCTTTATGCTTGAGTTCCTGCATAGCCACACCAATGTGGTGTTCCAGCCGCCTTACAACAGCCAGTGGTACAACGGGATTAATCCGTATGCGCTGGGCTTTGCGATGTTCCAGGACATCAAGCGCATCTGTGAAGAGCCGACGGAAGAAGACCGTCACTGGTTCCCGGATATCGCCGGTTCCAACTGGCTGGATACCCTGCACTTTGCGATGAAAGAGTTTAAGGATGAGAGCTTTATCAGCCAGTTCCTCTCACCTAAGATAATGCGCGATTTCCGCCTCTTCACTGTGATGGATGATGACCGCAATAATTTCCTGGAAATTGCGGCGATTCACGATGAAGCCGGTTACCGGGCGATTCGTCAGCAGCTTTCTGCACAGTATAATCTGAGTAACCTGGAGCCTAATATTCAGGTATACGACGTTGATCTGCGTGGGGATCGCTCGCTGACGCTACGCTATGTGCCGCATAACCGCGCTCCACTGGATAAGAGCCGCCGGGAAGTGCTGAAACATGTGCATCGTCTTTGGGGCTTTGATATCAATCTGGAACAGCAGAACGAAGATGGTAGCGTTGAGATCCTCGATCGCTGCCCGCCACGCCCGGGCACTACTATCTGA
- the fadR gene encoding fatty acid metabolism transcriptional regulator FadR has translation MVIKAQSPAGFAEEYIIESIWNSRFPPGSILPAERELSELIGVTRTTLREVLQRLARDGWLTIQHGKPTKVNNFWETSGLSILETLARLDHDSVPQLVDNLLSVRTNISSIFIRRAIRAYPDQAREVLETANHVEDHAEAYTNLDYSIFRGLAFASGNPIYGLIINGLKGLYTRVGRHYFSNPEARHLAQAFYQQLLTILQTQQYEQIIDSVRDYGRRSGEIWHAMQTSMPTDLPPARR, from the coding sequence ATGGTTATTAAGGCGCAGAGCCCGGCGGGTTTCGCTGAAGAGTATATCATTGAAAGTATCTGGAACAGCCGTTTCCCTCCGGGGTCAATCTTACCCGCTGAACGTGAACTCTCCGAACTGATTGGTGTAACCCGTACCACGCTTCGTGAGGTGTTGCAGCGCCTGGCGCGTGACGGCTGGCTCACTATCCAGCATGGTAAGCCAACAAAAGTGAATAATTTCTGGGAAACCTCGGGGCTGAGTATCCTGGAAACACTGGCGCGTCTTGATCATGATAGCGTGCCGCAGCTGGTTGATAATCTGCTGTCAGTGCGAACCAATATCTCTTCGATCTTTATCCGTCGTGCCATTCGTGCCTATCCGGATCAGGCGCGGGAGGTATTGGAAACCGCCAATCACGTTGAAGATCATGCGGAAGCCTATACTAATCTGGATTACAGCATCTTCCGCGGGCTGGCATTTGCCTCGGGAAATCCCATTTACGGTCTGATTATCAATGGACTAAAAGGGCTGTACACCCGCGTGGGCCGTCACTATTTCTCTAACCCGGAAGCGCGTCATCTGGCACAGGCTTTTTACCAGCAGCTGCTCACGATATTACAGACTCAACAGTATGAGCAGATCATCGACAGCGTGCGCGATTATGGCCGCCGCAGCGGTGAAATCTGGCATGCCATGCAGACCAGTATGCCTACCGACCTGCCTCCGGCTCGTCGTTAA
- the dsbB gene encoding disulfide bond formation protein DsbB, translated as MLRYLNRCSGGRGAWLLLALTAFALEMTALYFQHVMLLKPCVMCIYERCALFGIMGAGIVGAIAPKTPLRWVAIVIWLYSAWEGVRLAWEHTMIQLHPSPFVTCDFAARFPTWLPLDKWFPSVFVASGDCADKVWSFLTLSMPQWLVGICAAYLLVAVLVLIAQAFKPKRRDLFSR; from the coding sequence ATGTTGAGATATCTGAATCGCTGCTCTGGCGGCCGGGGTGCCTGGTTACTTTTGGCACTGACCGCTTTCGCTCTTGAGATGACCGCGCTCTATTTTCAGCACGTGATGCTGCTGAAACCCTGCGTGATGTGTATCTATGAACGCTGCGCCCTGTTTGGGATTATGGGTGCCGGTATCGTAGGCGCTATTGCGCCGAAAACGCCACTGCGCTGGGTCGCTATTGTGATCTGGCTCTACAGCGCCTGGGAAGGTGTTCGACTGGCATGGGAACACACCATGATCCAGCTCCATCCATCGCCGTTTGTCACCTGCGATTTTGCCGCCCGTTTCCCGACGTGGCTGCCGCTGGATAAATGGTTCCCTTCTGTCTTTGTTGCCAGCGGTGATTGTGCTGACAAAGTCTGGTCATTCCTGACGCTGAGTATGCCGCAGTGGCTGGTGGGCATCTGCGCGGCCTACCTACTGGTAGCGGTACTGGTGCTGATTGCTCAGGCTTTCAAACCTAAAAGACGCGACCTCTTCTCTCGCTAA
- a CDS encoding YcgN family cysteine cluster protein — MTDTPFWQRKTLEQMTDEEWESLCDGCGQCCLNKLQDADTDEIYFTNVACNQLNIKSCQCRNYETRFELEEDCIKLTRDNLPTFQWLPPSCAYRVMAEGKTLPPWHPLRSGSRAAMHAARISVRHIAVHESEVVDWEEHIINRPRWYGK; from the coding sequence ATGACTGATACCCCTTTCTGGCAGCGCAAAACGCTGGAACAAATGACCGACGAGGAATGGGAGTCCTTATGTGATGGCTGTGGCCAGTGTTGCCTGAATAAATTACAGGACGCTGATACTGATGAAATTTATTTCACCAATGTTGCCTGTAACCAGCTAAATATAAAAAGCTGCCAATGCCGTAACTATGAGACTCGCTTCGAACTTGAAGAGGATTGCATTAAGCTGACGCGTGATAATCTGCCGACTTTTCAGTGGCTGCCGCCAAGCTGTGCTTATCGCGTGATGGCCGAAGGGAAAACCCTGCCGCCATGGCACCCGCTGCGTAGCGGCTCGCGCGCGGCCATGCATGCTGCGCGTATTTCTGTACGCCATATCGCCGTGCATGAGAGTGAAGTGGTTGACTGGGAAGAGCATATTATTAATCGCCCGCGCTGGTATGGAAAATAA
- a CDS encoding fumarylacetoacetate hydrolase family protein: MYQHHNWQGALLDFPVSKVVCVGSNYANHIKEMGSATPTEPVLFIKPETALCDIRQPLSIPKNLGAVHHEIELAVLIGSTLKHATEQHVAQAIAGYGVALDLTLRDIQAGCKKAGQPWEKAKGFDNSCPLSGFIPVSEFKDDPQDVELKLIVNGEIRQQGRTADMIHKILPLIAYMSQFFTLRAGDVILTGTPEGVGPMVSGDRLEVLVGGHGVATRVL; encoded by the coding sequence ATGTATCAGCATCATAACTGGCAGGGCGCACTGTTAGATTTTCCGGTCAGCAAAGTCGTCTGCGTAGGAAGTAACTACGCTAACCATATTAAAGAGATGGGCAGCGCCACGCCGACCGAACCGGTACTGTTTATCAAACCGGAAACCGCGCTCTGTGATATCCGCCAGCCGCTCTCTATCCCGAAAAACCTGGGTGCGGTTCATCATGAAATCGAACTGGCAGTGCTGATCGGCTCCACCCTGAAGCATGCAACCGAGCAGCATGTGGCGCAGGCGATAGCCGGGTATGGCGTTGCGCTGGATTTAACCCTGCGCGATATCCAGGCAGGTTGTAAAAAAGCCGGGCAGCCATGGGAAAAAGCGAAAGGCTTTGATAATTCCTGCCCGCTATCCGGCTTTATACCGGTCAGCGAATTTAAAGACGATCCGCAGGATGTGGAGCTGAAGCTGATCGTCAACGGTGAAATTCGCCAGCAGGGCCGCACCGCCGATATGATTCACAAAATTCTGCCGCTGATTGCTTATATGAGTCAGTTCTTCACTCTGCGCGCCGGTGATGTGATCCTTACCGGTACACCGGAAGGCGTTGGCCCGATGGTCTCCGGAGACCGTCTTGAAGTGCTGGTTGGAGGACATGGAGTCGCCACGCGCGTGCTGTAA
- a CDS encoding lytic murein transglycosylase, with protein MKLSAVNSLLFSLLVLGSSASHASFLNPPATTAAPDSTLSQQGRDPAQFPGYIEQLKAQARQQGFDDATIETAFTGVHFVDRVIKADRGQLENKVTLSDYLNRVLTPEKIAQGRDYLQQYQNQLQPIANASGVQAHYIVALWALESHFGNIQGREEVVSALATLAFEGRREAFFTKELMAALRIIQNQQMTAAELKGSWAGAMGQSQFMPSSFLNYGKDGDGDGKIDIWNNLDDVFASTANYLQREGWRAGQGWGVEVTLPAGFDAQQAGLKTSQAKSPAQWLQAGVQVMHPENNSSSGQRAWIVTPQDGDGRSFMVYDNFRTLMRWNRSYYFAISIGMMADAITAQPAVQ; from the coding sequence ATGAAGCTGTCTGCCGTAAATTCTCTGCTTTTTTCTCTTCTGGTGCTGGGCAGTTCCGCCAGCCATGCTTCTTTCCTTAACCCTCCGGCAACTACAGCCGCTCCTGATAGCACGCTCTCACAGCAGGGGCGTGACCCGGCGCAGTTTCCTGGTTATATCGAGCAGTTAAAAGCTCAGGCCCGGCAGCAGGGCTTCGACGATGCCACCATTGAAACCGCTTTTACCGGCGTGCATTTTGTTGACCGGGTGATCAAAGCAGATCGCGGTCAGCTGGAGAACAAAGTTACTCTGAGCGACTATCTGAACAGGGTGCTGACGCCGGAAAAAATTGCCCAGGGGCGGGATTACCTGCAACAGTATCAGAACCAGCTTCAGCCGATAGCCAATGCCTCAGGCGTTCAGGCACACTATATCGTCGCCCTTTGGGCGCTGGAGAGTCACTTTGGTAACATACAGGGCAGAGAAGAGGTGGTCTCTGCGCTGGCAACCCTGGCTTTTGAAGGGCGTCGTGAAGCCTTCTTTACTAAAGAGCTGATGGCTGCGCTGCGTATTATCCAGAATCAGCAGATGACTGCCGCCGAACTTAAAGGCTCATGGGCTGGTGCGATGGGCCAAAGTCAGTTTATGCCGAGTTCATTCCTTAACTACGGTAAAGATGGCGACGGTGACGGTAAAATTGATATCTGGAACAATCTGGATGATGTCTTTGCCTCCACCGCGAACTATTTACAGCGTGAAGGCTGGCGCGCCGGGCAGGGCTGGGGCGTGGAAGTGACGCTGCCTGCGGGTTTTGACGCGCAGCAGGCCGGGCTGAAAACCTCCCAGGCGAAGAGTCCGGCCCAGTGGTTGCAGGCGGGTGTGCAGGTCATGCACCCGGAGAACAATAGCAGTAGCGGCCAGCGTGCGTGGATCGTCACACCTCAGGATGGTGACGGCCGTTCATTTATGGTTTATGACAATTTTCGTACGCTGATGCGCTGGAATCGTTCTTATTATTTCGCTATCAGTATTGGCATGATGGCTGATGCCATTACGGCCCAGCCAGCAGTACAGTAA
- a CDS encoding YcgL domain-containing protein, producing MFCVIYRSPQRDQTYLYVEKKDDFSRVPEALLKGFGKPKLAMLLPLDGSKKLVGADIEKVKTALREEGFYLQLPPPLESLLKIHLDDVKKTI from the coding sequence ATGTTTTGTGTGATCTACAGAAGTCCGCAGCGCGACCAGACTTATCTTTATGTTGAAAAAAAAGACGATTTCTCACGCGTCCCGGAAGCCCTGCTGAAGGGGTTTGGCAAGCCAAAGCTGGCAATGTTGCTGCCTTTGGACGGCAGCAAGAAGCTGGTGGGTGCTGATATTGAGAAAGTAAAAACTGCGCTGCGTGAAGAGGGGTTTTATTTACAATTGCCTCCTCCGTTGGAAAGTCTGCTTAAGATACATCTTGACGACGTTAAAAAAACTATTTAG